In the Nitrospirales bacterium LBB_01 genome, one interval contains:
- a CDS encoding histidine triad nucleotide-binding protein: protein MDCLFCKIARKEIQAKIVYEDTLVVAFEDVNPQAPVHILIIPHKHIATSLELTADDAALTGHMIAVANKIAQDKAIAQSGFRMVMNCNRDAGQSVFHIHLHLLGGRPMSWPPG from the coding sequence ATGGATTGTTTGTTTTGCAAAATTGCAAGAAAAGAAATACAGGCAAAAATAGTCTATGAAGACACACTGGTTGTAGCTTTTGAAGACGTAAACCCGCAGGCTCCGGTTCACATTCTTATAATCCCGCACAAACACATCGCTACGTCTCTTGAACTTACGGCTGACGACGCTGCCCTTACCGGTCATATGATTGCAGTTGCCAATAAAATTGCACAGGACAAAGCAATAGCACAAAGCGGCTTCCGTATGGTTATGAACTGTAACAGAGATGCTGGACAAAGTGTCTTTCACATCCATCTGCACCTGCTTGGCGGCCGCCCTATGAGCTGGCCCCCGGGATAG
- a CDS encoding 1,4-dihydroxy-6-naphthoate synthase, giving the protein MIKLSLGFSPCPNDTYIFYALTHGIIDTEDISFLPAEIHDVETLNSMALRESLDITKVSFYAYLKVREKYALLKTGGAMGHSCGPMIVSKKRILPHELKEKKIAVPGKHTTAYLLTRLFEPEINDDQLLVLPFNDIMTAVRDGIADAGVIIHECRFTYHTYGLTEVIDLGAWWEKETGLPIPLGCIIAKKSLGERTISKIEDFILQSVLYAKAHPAETRNYVKLYAAEMDDKVISDHIALYVNNFTENTGADGTTAFNKIMDFATDRGLL; this is encoded by the coding sequence ATGATCAAACTCTCTTTAGGATTTTCACCCTGCCCTAACGATACGTACATTTTCTATGCCCTAACTCACGGCATTATTGATACTGAAGACATCTCATTCCTACCCGCAGAAATACACGATGTGGAAACACTTAACAGCATGGCACTGAGAGAATCTCTGGATATTACAAAGGTCTCCTTCTATGCTTATTTAAAGGTGAGAGAGAAATATGCTTTATTAAAAACCGGAGGCGCTATGGGACACTCATGCGGCCCGATGATTGTCTCAAAAAAACGCATTTTACCCCATGAACTTAAAGAAAAAAAAATCGCTGTACCCGGAAAGCATACCACTGCATATCTTTTAACCCGACTCTTTGAACCTGAAATAAACGATGACCAACTCCTTGTACTGCCATTTAACGACATCATGACAGCCGTAAGAGACGGCATAGCAGATGCCGGCGTTATAATTCACGAGTGCAGGTTTACGTATCACACGTATGGTCTTACTGAGGTGATTGATCTGGGTGCATGGTGGGAAAAAGAAACAGGACTGCCTATCCCTCTGGGTTGCATAATAGCAAAAAAATCTCTCGGAGAGCGTACAATTTCTAAAATTGAAGATTTTATACTACAATCTGTTCTATATGCCAAAGCTCATCCTGCTGAAACCCGTAATTACGTTAAATTATATGCCGCAGAGATGGACGACAAGGTTATATCGGATCACATTGCTCTTTATGTCAATAACTTCACGGAAAACACAGGCGCTGACGGAACGACTGCTTTCAATAAAATTATGGATTTTGCTACAGACAGAGGGCTGCTTTAG
- a CDS encoding transglycosylase SLT domain-containing protein — translation MRKIFVLLTLFLFLSITNVSAYDSVYQYLKDGRFALDNKEYEESLKNLDQFLGSPNQLSDYGYLWRAKALRALGENEKALKDIGAIKENYRNSPVFKSALLLEIKIDEKEHPDTALVLYAKYLDSYPKDDAMRLSYAKLLKTLNYEWDADREFTKIYINGGSESKEAAAFIDLKKLSSETKVERARNLMRRHKYEEAETELRQAREKAPPSLYGTITTNLATALFRQKKYDEAAVYLDRIGDIYTGARALYRAGKFDEFHEKVRHMNADKSERAAELILISGLYFRRAGNTEKALAIFNTLKENRFNKEEVRWHIGWTYYLIGNYQKAYDAFESLHKSYGSRQYLYWMARSTENMGKPSQALYSKLTGLGDFYSLLALYRLGKGPVAVSSEEYEQTTDFGQDIELKRLSILLELKIDDAIKMESLYIIKNTRKFTGDSALKAALMLNAAQAYYHSLNIAGKLKGSSYLHSLLYPYAYKDIVSDAAGRFTANPLLVLSVMREESRFQDDAFSPAGAIGLMQLMPQTASRYGKLADEAIEDEKDIFNVKKNITIGAYYIGSLYKDASCVPVVLASYNAGEDVVKKWLLDGNYKSIDEFIEDIPYNETRNYVKRVLKTYYQYARRLEPTTESLKFVADCSLH, via the coding sequence ATGAGAAAAATTTTTGTATTGCTAACCCTGTTTTTATTTTTATCAATCACAAATGTATCAGCGTATGACAGTGTGTATCAATACCTGAAAGATGGCCGTTTTGCTCTGGATAATAAAGAGTATGAAGAAAGCTTAAAAAACCTTGACCAATTTTTGGGAAGCCCAAATCAGCTTTCCGACTACGGATACTTGTGGCGGGCAAAGGCGTTAAGAGCGCTCGGTGAAAACGAAAAAGCTCTTAAAGACATCGGCGCAATAAAGGAAAACTATAGAAACTCACCGGTGTTTAAATCCGCTCTTCTGCTTGAAATCAAAATTGATGAGAAGGAACACCCCGATACCGCACTTGTTCTATACGCAAAGTACTTAGACAGCTATCCAAAGGATGATGCGATGAGATTATCGTATGCTAAGCTTCTTAAAACGCTGAACTACGAGTGGGACGCCGACAGAGAATTTACCAAAATATACATAAACGGAGGCAGCGAATCAAAAGAGGCCGCAGCATTTATAGACCTTAAGAAACTAAGCAGCGAAACAAAAGTGGAGCGGGCAAGGAATCTTATGAGGCGTCATAAGTACGAGGAGGCAGAGACGGAGTTAAGACAGGCACGGGAAAAAGCCCCGCCGTCTCTTTATGGCACAATCACAACAAATTTGGCCACTGCTCTTTTTAGACAAAAAAAGTATGATGAGGCTGCCGTCTATTTGGACCGTATTGGAGATATCTACACCGGTGCCAGAGCTCTTTATAGAGCCGGTAAGTTTGACGAGTTTCACGAAAAAGTGCGCCACATGAACGCCGATAAAAGCGAGCGAGCAGCCGAACTTATACTTATCAGCGGTCTGTATTTTAGAAGAGCCGGTAATACAGAAAAAGCGCTGGCTATTTTTAACACTCTTAAGGAAAATCGTTTTAATAAGGAGGAGGTCAGATGGCATATCGGCTGGACATACTACCTAATCGGTAACTACCAAAAGGCGTATGATGCTTTTGAATCACTCCATAAATCCTATGGCAGCCGTCAGTACCTCTACTGGATGGCTCGCTCTACTGAGAACATGGGGAAACCCTCTCAGGCACTATATTCCAAATTAACCGGCTTGGGAGATTTTTACTCACTCCTTGCCCTTTACAGATTGGGCAAAGGGCCTGTTGCAGTAAGCTCAGAGGAGTATGAACAAACCACTGACTTTGGACAGGATATCGAACTAAAGCGCCTCTCTATACTGCTTGAACTTAAAATAGATGACGCAATCAAGATGGAAAGCCTCTACATAATTAAAAACACAAGGAAATTCACAGGAGATTCCGCTCTAAAAGCCGCTCTAATGCTTAATGCTGCGCAAGCGTACTACCACTCACTAAACATTGCAGGTAAACTCAAAGGTAGCAGTTATCTTCACAGTCTCCTGTACCCTTACGCTTATAAGGATATCGTGTCAGACGCAGCCGGAAGGTTTACGGCAAATCCTCTGCTGGTTCTTTCTGTAATGAGAGAGGAAAGCCGTTTTCAGGACGATGCGTTTTCACCGGCAGGAGCAATAGGGCTCATGCAGCTTATGCCTCAAACTGCCTCCCGATACGGCAAATTAGCAGATGAGGCAATTGAGGATGAAAAGGATATTTTTAATGTAAAGAAAAACATAACCATAGGCGCCTACTATATCGGCTCACTGTACAAGGACGCATCATGTGTGCCTGTTGTACTGGCCTCATATAACGCAGGCGAGGATGTGGTTAAGAAGTGGCTTTTGGACGGAAATTATAAATCAATTGATGAATTCATTGAGGATATTCCATATAATGAAACAAGAAATTATGTAAAACGGGTTCTTAAAACTTATTATCAATATGCAAGACGGTTAGAACCAACAACAGAGTCTTTAAAATTTGTTGCTGATTGCAGTTTACATTAA